The nucleotide sequence AAGCTGACCAAGGCGGCCAGctagagaagaaagaagactTCCAACGAAATACAACTCACTTATGCAGCCAAGTGTATAAACTCCCAACGAGAGGCTGTGAGAGTGAAAAATTCAACCGATATAAGGTGTTCCGCATTTATACTCCGTGTTTTGTTGTATATTTCGGACAGCGTGGAGAGGGACAGGCGGAAAGAAATGACGAAAGCGAACACCGTccatatgaaataaaaaagtctcctttttttactcttataaatattgtataaatacataaatatgtATCATAATGTACACAACCGACGCAGcggacattttttacaataaaatatctctgttatctttgttttttttaaatatatacttaCTATAGAGTTTATTTCTCCGTTTGAGTATAATTGGAagatgcgagagagagagagagagagagagcggcgcaCGTAATTGTGTAAAtccatttttataaaattgtacgCGATTGAGTTGTTAAATGgattttggtatttttataaaattaataaacttaTCTTCCTTAttctttgaaatttttgttttgaatttttgacCATGCATGATCCAATTCTAATATTCCGTTTTgtacaatttttcaaacttcGTCTCTGTTCAATATTAAACACTTAACTTAATCAATGCGcatgtacaaaaatatacgatataatcgtattattttacTCTCTAGAGAGTAACAACCACCATGTGGAGTAATAATAGGTAACAGAACGATTATAACTATAGCTTCTTGTATACttcttgaattatttaaaaaatgtttgcatcTTTGCATCATTCGTATGCTAACACTTGCACAACCCTTTCTGTTTCTACGTAGCAAACGCATTCTTAATAAAAATAGCTTGCCATTTATAGATACAACCgtacaattaaaaattgtagGTACTCGGAACGTCAAAACATATACATCTAAaagtatacaatatatatcatcgtgtaaataaattatctatGAGAAAATCGTGTGCTAGTACccttaaaaaatacattgcAATAGTACTAAGGCACATAAAGGTAGGTCCCATTATTAAGGCAGTATTATTTAAGGCCATCTAGAAAATATCTAatttagtaaaatttatatagtTGCTAATATCAAATCTGGAATTTATGAGACAATCAGTCTTCCTCTTCAGACCAGTATCCAAAGCCCTATCTATTTTGTAAAGCTAGTGATGTTGCCAGTAATACGTTCTCATTTGAAACGTAATTGTCCactattattttgaaaaacattacctatatctatagctaatTCTTGAAATTATTAAGTTTCAACGTAATTGTTGTTTGCACCACAGTTTGGACATGTATGAGATTccctaaaaaataaaacaaaaaataacttgttggatacaaaaaatttactttaaataataatgtattattatcaaattattaTTACGTTACGACAGTGTGAAGCTTCTTTCGCAGTTCATTACAAAGATTAGTTTCAGCAGCCAGAGCAGTTTCCCTTTCCCTCAATTGCTGCCTTAGATGATATATTGTGTCCTCTAAAGCTTCAAAAATGGCctacaaaataattattaaaattattgcaCTTTTTCatacagagaaaaaaatgttttttgctgTTTTTATGCTCTATAAATATCTTCGTATGCTCTACTTACTCTAGATTCTTCAACTGTATCAGACAATGCGGGAGGTTCATCCAGACAGAAAAATTCTCTAACGCAAGCTAAGCCAACCAAATCAGGACTGTTCAACAATCCATTGACAAATGCTTGGAGTCCTCGTATTCTTTCCTCAAGAAAACTTGGAGCAAAATTGTCACCTAGCCATTTCTTTCTGGGTAAAGACAAGTGGGAAATGGGGGCTTTCTGTCGTCGTAACTGAGTAAATAAGCGCACAAAATCTGTATAACGACGAAAGACAAACCAGCAGTCTCCGTTTTTAAATTCTACTCTTAATTTGTACACCTATAGAATAGTAATGAGCAATGATTGTCTGATTCGTGTATccatttttaaagtaaaatactaTCATTATGCAAATTAATTCTTACTGTAAAACGAGCTCTTTCTTCCATTACTTCATATCCAACAATGGGTATTCTTAAGTCATTTGTGCTTGATGGTTCCTGAAATTCTGAATTTCCATTCTGGCTTTCATCATCTGTATAATCAAAGCGCTGAACCGTGAAGGAGTTCGAAATTCCTGAGCAAGTAGAATCTGGACTATCAAGCGATCGTACATTGTTTACTTGCTGTGGTCCTTTTGCTTTGCTGATTGCCAACGTTACTTCACTAACACAACCCATGCTTGCTTCCGAACTCGACATTTTGCACTGAGAACagtataaaataattctaactaagaaaacttataaatactaaatctatgcATCGTAATATATATTGTAATcctattaaattattaatttacaaGATTCGCAGAGGCTTAAGTTTAATATCTTCTTTGTTTGAGCTCACTAATAGCTCTTTGTTAAGCAAAACACTGCCTCATCacatatgtaaaaaataagttGCTGAGATAAACAAAAGAGAGATACCAAAACACTGTCAGATTGTAAGAGATAAAAAACTTACTTTACTTTCAAGTAAAAAAGCGAAGAAAATGAGGAAATTAAAAAGGTCTGAAAAAGACACTGACTCCTCCTAGGCAATGTCACATTGTATCCAAATTTACCAACCAACTTCGAAATAACTAaaacattgaaaataaataagttgaCAGCTGCCGTAGTTTTCCGTCTATATAACCTCCCAATTGTAAAACAAAGATGTGTATATACGTCATATTCGCCTTGTTAAGTATCCATCAGCGCCACGAAGTACGTGTAAAAGTAGACGGAGTGGTGAAGTTAGGAACCCTGAGTAGGGTGTAAGATACAGCAGCGCCATGAAGTCCGTGTAAAATTAAATGGTGTGGAGAAGTTAGGAACCCTGAGTAGGTTGTCGTTAACAAGGCCTTCTGTATACCGacacaattattttttaatatttaaggcgggaaattttaaagatattctTGAGTTATTTACATATATTTAGAATTGTaaaccaatttatttatttattaatttgttaaaataaaaaaacaacgtATATGGCAGCACAAGTTACTGGATTGATCTTTAATTTATATGTCATATGACGGTTTGTAGtgatattaaatgtaaattaaagtaaaatatgcacaatcaattattataatcattcatcataatcataataatatactcgcatggtataagtatatatacataccaTTTGTCATCCATTTATGTTACTTTCAATTTGTAGGTTAGGATTCCTAAATGCTGCAATGCATCAAAGCATCAAATGGCTATATGTAGCCGGTTATCATAAATATTGTGTTATTAGTTGATAATAATGTACGCAATAAACACTTTTAGTAAAAAACGTAAGATAACAGTCATTAAACTTGCATTTGGCAGATAATTCCATACACGATTGTTGtatatatttcgaaatattcaAGAATGGAGTTGACAATGAGTGCATGTAAATAAACGCGCGATTAGCACTCAAAAATCATGTTCAAGTCTTTCTTCGATTGTAcagtaaatatatttatttgacATTAGCGTAAATAATAAGGAGCACCATGAATAAGGAATATTTAAGCCTTGACGGTTCAGGCAAGAAAAGCCAAAAGGAATGTCTAACCCCTTACAAAGTTGCGGTAGTGATTTGTATTAAGATCTACACTGGTAGTAGTATTgctgaaaaaagtaaataacacattatttttatatctatTTAATGCTTTTTTGTTGATGGCAAAGATTAAAAACCATTTTGTTTTGCAGCTGTCATAGAAAAGCGAGACTTTTGTATCGCTGCATTGAAAATGATACaggtacaataatttattgttaCAATAATCGAtaagcaattatttttttatatgaattttatcaattttgcaaatctttcATTTCAGTCTCCTGATTTAGATAAAAAGGGCTTATTTGGCTTGATTAACTCATCTGAATTTGCATTGGAACGTTTGAGTTGTCAGCTAAAAATTGATTTAGATCATACTTGTGAACAAGGTGTGAAGGAACTCTTAGATCTCTTCGATAATCTTGGAAATTTAATTAAGCCTTTAATAGATAATCCTCATGTGGCTTTGTTAAATAAGCACTCTGTTCTTGGCCTCTATGTGAGAAGAACTATTGTTATGTTTGAAAAACTATCTTTTTACCAAATTGTTGCTCTTTTTGAAGATATAAAAGAATTCAACGATGCAGATTTGTTTGGTCCTCCTTTACCTCTGAGTTCTAAAAATCAACGTCCCTTTTTACAAAGGTGAAATTGGTTGCTCAATAACAAGAttaatgtaaacaaaatttaaagtaatcaaccaactattatttttctttgcagTGACAATAATATATGGGGCGGGAGACAAGCTGAATTACTGGTCGCACAACAAGCTCATGCACTTCTTACTGATGAGCATAAAGCCTTACCACCTGCAGAATTGCAGGCCCTTGTAAAAGACCTCTTAAGCAGTAGTCCTTATTATGCCGAGGCGGTACGTTAATTCATAAAGATAAAAGAACTTAATGAAGCTCAAAGTGGTATgatcaaataatttttcattttagcACTATCTAAGTTATCTCAATTGTTTAAGAGTTAATGAGTATTGTGGAGCATTGGATAGTTTATACCACTGTTTTGATAGATTGACTCCTCTAGAAAATCGTCCATCAGCAGATGATAAATTAAGAACCTTCAGATATGCTGCATTAAATTTGGCTGCACTTCACGCACAGTTTGGCTACAAGTAAGACTTATAAAATTGTACTTTACaacattaattaatataaaaaccattataaatcaaaataatcATCTCTTAGAGAGCTGGCTCAATTAGCCTTAAAAGAAGCAATTATGTTGGCTCAGGAGGCAGGAGATAACGTTTGTTTGCAACTTGCACATTCGTGGGTGTATTATTTAACAAATAAAAACAAGTGAGCATGAATTCATTACTTCActgattcaaattattgtacaGTTTCTGTAATAgtagattattttattttagggGTCCTCTGATTGAAAGGTCGATAGCTAAATCTACCACACTGAACATGCTGCACACGTCTAGTTTAGCCCTAATTGCTTCAGCGCATAACGCAGCAATGGAGGGCAAAAATCCCCAATTGGTCTTTgaggtaattttattatttttttgaagtCAGTAATAGTTTCTACTAAACCGCGTCATCttaatcttttaatttttctcagACTCTCAGCAAGTCTGATGTCCTGAATAGGCAGGGTGCAATGATCGATCTCATGTCTATGATCTATGCAGAGAGGACGGCTCTTTGGGCTTATTATGGCAAGACTGTGATGTCCTCTGTATGCGGGCAATTGTTGTTACTCTCTAACTCTGGTGAGAAAAAGAAGCTCATGTTTAATGGACCCTCGACCTGCCAAGCTGTGGTCACCGTCGCTAACATTCTGCACGAGATGGGCGAGTTCGCACTGGCCAGCGTTGTTTTGTCTCATGCTAAGGATAGGTTTCCAAATCAACCAAGTAGCAGGATTTGGGCTCTGGCAGACCAACTGCACGAGTTTACCAGACTGATGAGGAACGAAAAATGGTCAGCTGCTGAGGAAATCGCCGTTCAAATATCGAGTTTGGATCCCGTCGAAAGTAAATTTAGGTAAATTGGTAGTTTTTGCTTTTGTTAACAGTGTTTTgtgcatttttaactattcTGTTTGttcgtttgatttttttaacttttgttCCAGACAAACGGAGGCTCTGTTTGGTAGACACGATTATCCAGGAGCTCTCAAAATTGCCTACGAGCTCGAGGCAATGGAGGACCTGACGCCACAGCAAAAAGTTAGAGTGAAACTTCAAATCAGTCAAATTAAGTGCGGCTCGGTGGCTACCGGCACACCAATGTCGGCAACGAGTTCAATTCTTTTGCTCAATTCCGCCTTAGACATAGCCACGAGTAATCACCTGTCTTATTATGCAGCGCTAGTCAATATGCATATCGTTAACGTCCAGGTAATAAACATACTTCCGACAATATCAAGCGATTATCTCGCAAGACAAAAAAcgtaattgaaaatatttctaaaatcctAGCTATTACTACGAATGCCATACCAGGCGATGCGCAACGTCCGCGAGCCAATAATCCAAATCCTAGCGCACGGCGGCCTGTACGATCAGGCACGAGCCCACATCACCTACGCCAAGTGTCTATCGGCGAACGCAGCAAACCATACTAACAACGAACACAAGCGGCAAATAATGCTTGAGGCGATAAACCAACTGTTCAAAGCGAAAAAGATACTCGAGAGGCTTGAGGCCAACGACAGACTGAAAAGCACGCTCTATCTCCTGAGCGTGTTTTATCACGAGATTGGCATGCCCGAAGAGAGGAATAGGTGTGCCTTCGAGTTCAAGCAACTCGACCAGCAATTTCCCACGGAGAAGAAtcatgtatttttgttttgatatACATTTTGTTGGggtaataaaacttttttacaaaACGCTTCGTGTGTATTATCTTTATGGTTGTTACACAAGCGAAGGCGCGCTTGATATGCAGTTATAATTGCGTTATGACTTGAAGGGAGCAATGATCAGAGACGTTCGTTTATTTCGACCATAACCCGAGCGCAGCGCATAATGTTCATTACGTATGAATTACACCGTACAAACGCCATAATCATCGTTACGCAAGCTCCCAAAAACGAGCCCGTCGTCCCAACAAGCGCAAATCGACGAAAAGCTGCATTCGAATCTCGTCGCGCCAAGCCGAACTTCGCTCTCATTCGTTCTTCGTCATCTCCCAGATGACCATCGGGCCATCTTCGACCGCAGCGCCGTTAGTCCAACTGCAAAGC is from Nasonia vitripennis strain AsymCx chromosome 1, Nvit_psr_1.1, whole genome shotgun sequence and encodes:
- the LOC100119470 gene encoding anaphase-promoting complex subunit 5 translates to MNKEYLSLDGSGKKSQKECLTPYKVAVVICIKIYTGSSIAEKTVIEKRDFCIAALKMIQSPDLDKKGLFGLINSSEFALERLSCQLKIDLDHTCEQGVKELLDLFDNLGNLIKPLIDNPHVALLNKHSVLGLYVRRTIVMFEKLSFYQIVALFEDIKEFNDADLFGPPLPLSSKNQRPFLQSDNNIWGGRQAELLVAQQAHALLTDEHKALPPAELQALVKDLLSSSPYYAEAHYLSYLNCLRVNEYCGALDSLYHCFDRLTPLENRPSADDKLRTFRYAALNLAALHAQFGYKELAQLALKEAIMLAQEAGDNVCLQLAHSWVYYLTNKNKGPLIERSIAKSTTLNMLHTSSLALIASAHNAAMEGKNPQLVFETLSKSDVLNRQGAMIDLMSMIYAERTALWAYYGKTVMSSVCGQLLLLSNSGEKKKLMFNGPSTCQAVVTVANILHEMGEFALASVVLSHAKDRFPNQPSSRIWALADQLHEFTRLMRNEKWSAAEEIAVQISSLDPVESKFRQTEALFGRHDYPGALKIAYELEAMEDLTPQQKVRVKLQISQIKCGSVATGTPMSATSSILLLNSALDIATSNHLSYYAALVNMHIVNVQLLLRMPYQAMRNVREPIIQILAHGGLYDQARAHITYAKCLSANAANHTNNEHKRQIMLEAINQLFKAKKILERLEANDRLKSTLYLLSVFYHEIGMPEERNRCAFEFKQLDQQFPTEKNHVFLF
- the Snx16 gene encoding sorting nexin 16 (The RefSeq protein has 1 substitution compared to this genomic sequence), with protein sequence MSSSEASMGCASEVTLAISKAKGPQQVNNVRSLDSPDSTCSGISNSFTVQRFDYTDDESQNGNSEFQEPSSTNDLRIPIVGYEVMEERARFTVYKLRVEFKNGDCWFVFRRYTDFVRLFTQLRRQKAPISHLSLPRKKWLGDNFAPSFLEERIRGLQAFVNGLLNSPDLVGLACVREFFCLDEPPALSDTVEESRAIFEALEDTIYHLRQQLRERETALAAETNLCNELRKKLHTVVTESHTCPNCGANNNYVET
- the Snx16 gene encoding sorting nexin 16 isoform X1 — protein: MSSSEASMGCVSEVTLAISKAKGPQQVNNVRSLDSPDSTCSGISNSFTVQRFDYTDDESQNGNSEFQEPSSTNDLRIPIVGYEVMEERARFTVYKLRVEFKNGDCWFVFRRYTDFVRLFTQLRRQKAPISHLSLPRKKWLGDNFAPSFLEERIRGLQAFVNGLLNSPDLVGLACVREFFCLDEPPALSDTVEESRAIFEALEDTIYHLRQQLRERETALAAETNLCNELRKKLHTVVTESHTCPNCGANNNYVET